The following are from one region of the Leptospira terpstrae serovar Hualin str. LT 11-33 = ATCC 700639 genome:
- a CDS encoding LA_2478/LA_2722/LA_4182 family protein, translating into MIIFLVSLNFVFAVSCKKDKGIFNLEWQNESLSLTAEICAKYRECADKEWMSIPENLKKFTEGRLEESQCQKRFRESNAYKLIGADPLTIQTTYKECHSHLLKFSCKDLQEGKMETIPSCVSFQKIQSGN; encoded by the coding sequence TTGATCATTTTTTTAGTCAGTTTGAATTTTGTTTTTGCAGTATCTTGTAAAAAGGACAAAGGCATTTTTAATTTGGAATGGCAAAATGAATCTTTAAGTTTAACTGCAGAGATTTGCGCAAAGTATAGAGAATGCGCTGACAAAGAATGGATGTCCATCCCAGAGAATTTAAAAAAATTTACTGAAGGACGATTAGAAGAGTCGCAATGCCAAAAACGGTTTCGCGAAAGTAATGCATACAAACTCATTGGAGCAGATCCATTAACAATTCAAACAACCTATAAAGAATGCCATTCGCACCTTTTAAAGTTTAGCTGTAAAGATTTACAAGAAGGAAAGATGGAAACAATTCCTTCCTGTGTTTCGTTTCAAAAGATCCAGAGCGGAAATTAA
- a CDS encoding ATP-binding cassette domain-containing protein: MIKIDIQKKFVSRITKPIELNYQCEIPLNQISSLFGESGAGKTTLLKMLSGLMTPDFGNISVDGQVWFDSENKINLPIVSRSLGFLFQDSSLLANMNVRQNLEFAFRKGNEDKQFLNELIKIAEIEDLLNKKIVGLSGGQRQRIALVRALVQKPKILLLDEPFSSLDQRIRSQLYSMILSLQNQFAMTIILITHEIPEVIQLSKKVFLISEGQIVSSGHPFEIFNPKGKPNSLEGEVISIDSSTNQAAVWFKNPLAVLEPKDKKQNFKLGDRISTKLSFGEDEIKNP, translated from the coding sequence ATGATAAAAATAGATATTCAAAAAAAATTTGTCTCTCGCATAACAAAACCAATAGAATTAAATTATCAATGTGAAATCCCATTAAACCAGATTAGTTCTCTTTTTGGAGAATCGGGTGCTGGAAAAACAACACTTTTGAAAATGTTATCTGGTTTAATGACACCTGATTTTGGTAACATCTCTGTGGATGGTCAAGTTTGGTTTGATTCCGAAAATAAAATCAATCTCCCAATTGTTTCGCGATCCCTTGGATTTTTGTTTCAAGATTCTTCTTTACTCGCAAATATGAATGTTCGCCAAAACTTAGAGTTTGCTTTTCGTAAAGGGAATGAAGACAAACAGTTTTTGAATGAACTCATTAAAATAGCTGAAATCGAAGATCTTTTAAATAAAAAAATTGTAGGTTTGTCCGGAGGACAAAGACAAAGAATCGCTTTGGTACGAGCTCTTGTGCAAAAACCAAAAATTCTTTTGTTGGACGAACCATTTTCTTCTTTAGACCAACGGATTAGAAGCCAATTGTATTCCATGATCCTTTCTTTACAAAATCAATTTGCAATGACCATCATACTCATTACTCATGAAATTCCAGAGGTCATCCAATTATCGAAAAAAGTGTTTCTAATTTCCGAAGGACAGATTGTATCTAGCGGACATCCCTTTGAAATCTTTAATCCAAAAGGAAAACCGAATTCTTTGGAAGGAGAAGTGATTAGTATCGACTCATCAACCAACCAAGCGGCTGTTTGGTTTAAAAATCCATTAGCTGTCCTGGAACCAAAAGATAAAAAACAAAATTTTAAGTTAGGGGATAGGATTTCCACAAAGCTTTCATTTGGGGAAGACGAGATTAAAAACCCATAA
- a CDS encoding DJ-1/PfpI family protein, with protein MKKVLLLLAKGFESFEASVFIDVIGWNLVEGDQTTKLYSCSFAKEVQGSFGVRFNVDFLIGEVNVNDFDALAIPGGFEEYGFYEEAYLPKFLELIRDFDRQGKTIASICVGALPIAKSGVLNKRMATTYNHKNSIRQKQLQEMGVNVQNTPIVIDKNIITSWSPATATGVALLLLKMITSEENANKIKEIMGF; from the coding sequence ATGAAAAAAGTTCTACTCCTACTCGCAAAAGGCTTCGAATCTTTTGAAGCCAGCGTTTTCATAGATGTCATCGGCTGGAACTTAGTAGAAGGAGACCAAACAACAAAACTCTATTCTTGTAGTTTCGCAAAAGAAGTCCAAGGATCTTTCGGCGTTAGATTCAATGTGGATTTTCTAATTGGTGAAGTGAATGTAAATGACTTCGATGCTTTAGCGATTCCTGGCGGGTTTGAAGAATACGGTTTCTATGAAGAAGCCTATCTCCCTAAATTTCTAGAGTTGATTCGGGATTTTGACCGACAAGGTAAAACCATTGCTTCCATCTGTGTTGGAGCATTGCCAATCGCTAAGTCAGGAGTTTTGAACAAACGAATGGCTACTACATACAATCATAAAAACAGCATTAGGCAAAAACAACTTCAAGAAATGGGAGTGAATGTACAAAATACGCCAATAGTTATAGATAAAAACATTATCACAAGTTGGAGTCCTGCTACAGCAACAGGCGTCGCCTTGCTTCTGTTAAAAATGATCACTTCTGAAGAGAATGCCAATAAAATCAAAGAAATTATGGGTTTTTAA
- the modA gene encoding molybdate ABC transporter substrate-binding protein: MKNIKIIILLSLLFVMEVFAENPITPIKNPKSEMEIVVAVAANFKNPMEEIRLAFLKLNPEANIKLIFGASGQLTNQIQNGAPVDIFLSADMDFPLALYKDGYGLHQPKVYAVGVLVLFSQKEIDKLKSISELLLSDNIKFIAIANPKTAPYGKAAVETLQSLGIYEKLKHKFVFGESITQVNQFISTGSADVGFSSFSTLYGNEDTFRYWKQVDSTTYSTIHQGLIIIHTKETKSEEEKITINKLFDFLFSSETKSILLKYGYKIPDK; this comes from the coding sequence ATGAAAAACATTAAAATCATCATTTTACTTTCCTTACTTTTTGTGATGGAAGTCTTTGCAGAAAATCCAATAACGCCAATTAAAAATCCAAAGAGTGAGATGGAAATTGTTGTGGCGGTTGCAGCAAATTTTAAAAACCCAATGGAAGAGATCCGATTAGCTTTCCTAAAACTAAATCCAGAAGCTAATATAAAATTAATTTTCGGTGCGTCCGGCCAACTCACGAATCAAATACAGAATGGAGCACCGGTAGATATATTCCTTTCTGCCGATATGGATTTTCCTTTGGCTCTATATAAGGATGGATATGGTTTGCACCAACCTAAAGTGTATGCTGTGGGAGTGCTGGTTCTTTTTTCACAAAAAGAAATCGATAAACTTAAGTCCATTTCTGAACTATTATTAAGTGATAATATTAAATTCATAGCAATCGCAAATCCAAAGACTGCTCCATATGGTAAGGCTGCGGTGGAAACTTTACAATCCTTGGGTATATACGAAAAGTTAAAACATAAGTTTGTGTTTGGAGAAAGTATCACTCAGGTAAATCAATTCATTTCGACTGGATCTGCAGATGTTGGATTTAGTTCATTTTCAACTTTATATGGAAATGAAGATACATTCCGCTATTGGAAACAAGTGGACTCGACTACTTATTCCACAATTCACCAAGGACTGATTATTATTCATACCAAAGAGACAAAATCGGAGGAAGAAAAAATAACCATAAATAAGTTATTTGACTTTCTTTTTTCCTCTGAAACAAAATCAATTCTACTAAAGTATGGATATAAAATTCCTGACAAATAA
- a CDS encoding malic enzyme-like NAD(P)-binding protein, with translation MKNSALEYHSRFPKGKTKVVPTKPTENSYDLSLAYSPGVAYPCLEIEKQPDLVYEYTNRGNLVGIITNGTAILGLGNIGASAGKPVMEGKAVLFKKFAGIDVFDIEISETDPEKFITIVKALEPTFGGINLEDIRAPECFHIEKTLDESMKIPVFHDDQHGTAIISTAALLNSLEITGKKAGNLKVVINGAGAAAISIAGMLTHIGVKHESIYMLDSRGVINHKRTNLHESKLPFVRTTDAESLEDIFPGTDLFIGVSVANVVTEAMVKTMAEKPIMFALSNPDPEIPYPDAKRARPDLIMATGRSDYPNQVNNVLGFPFIFRGALDVRAKVVNMEMKLAAAYALSELTKLPVPTEVNEAYNELEIRFGADYIIPKPLDSRVLYHVAPAVAEAAVKTGVNQVEYPGREAYVKFLESIMAQQKEPISVLEI, from the coding sequence ATGAAAAATAGCGCGCTTGAGTATCACTCTAGGTTTCCGAAAGGAAAAACCAAAGTAGTTCCGACAAAACCAACGGAGAACAGTTATGACCTGTCCTTGGCATACTCACCTGGCGTCGCTTACCCTTGCCTCGAAATTGAAAAACAACCGGATCTCGTTTATGAGTATACCAACCGAGGAAATTTAGTTGGAATCATCACCAACGGAACTGCTATTTTAGGACTTGGTAATATTGGAGCTTCCGCTGGAAAACCAGTGATGGAAGGAAAGGCAGTTTTATTTAAAAAATTTGCCGGCATTGATGTGTTTGATATCGAAATTAGTGAAACCGATCCAGAAAAATTTATTACAATTGTAAAGGCCCTTGAACCAACGTTTGGTGGGATCAACTTAGAAGATATCCGTGCTCCGGAATGTTTTCATATTGAAAAAACTTTAGATGAAAGTATGAAGATTCCAGTGTTTCATGATGACCAACATGGAACTGCTATCATTTCTACCGCGGCCTTACTTAACTCACTTGAGATCACTGGTAAAAAAGCTGGCAACTTAAAAGTAGTAATCAATGGAGCAGGAGCGGCAGCCATTTCTATTGCAGGGATGTTAACTCATATTGGAGTCAAACATGAATCCATTTATATGTTGGATTCTCGTGGTGTGATTAATCACAAACGAACCAATTTACATGAGTCAAAGTTACCTTTTGTTCGCACAACTGATGCGGAATCTTTAGAAGATATCTTTCCTGGGACCGATCTTTTTATTGGAGTGTCTGTTGCCAATGTGGTAACGGAAGCTATGGTAAAGACGATGGCAGAAAAGCCGATTATGTTTGCTCTTTCCAATCCAGATCCCGAAATTCCTTATCCCGATGCAAAACGTGCAAGACCAGATCTCATTATGGCCACTGGTCGCAGTGATTATCCTAACCAAGTCAATAACGTACTCGGATTTCCTTTTATCTTTCGCGGAGCCCTAGACGTTCGTGCAAAGGTAGTAAACATGGAGATGAAGTTAGCTGCCGCCTATGCGTTAAGTGAACTGACTAAACTTCCAGTTCCTACAGAAGTTAACGAAGCTTACAACGAATTAGAAATTCGTTTTGGGGCCGATTATATCATTCCAAAACCATTAGATTCACGTGTTCTTTATCATGTTGCACCGGCTGTGGCAGAAGCTGCCGTAAAAACCGGTGTGAACCAAGTAGAGTATCCTGGTCGTGAGGCTTATGTGAAATTTTTGGAATCGATCATGGCCCAACAAAAAGAACCTATTAGCGTTTTAGAAATCTAA
- the modB gene encoding molybdate ABC transporter permease subunit: protein MMLSFDPIWLTLELAILTTFVLTLITIPISYWLTFSSFRYRFIIEAILNLPLVLPPTVLGFYLLLVFSPNHWFGGWIEKLFHFRIAFSFFGILIGSILFSLPFMLQALQVGFSSIPKTHINTAKVLGKSKLEILFRVILPNCKPAILAGMILTFAHTIGEFGVVLMIGGSIPGKTKVTSIAILEEVEAMNYHSAHIYASVLIVISMIVLLVLFRYKRSVSMVFAEKD, encoded by the coding sequence ATGATGCTCAGTTTTGATCCTATATGGTTGACTCTTGAACTTGCCATTCTCACAACCTTTGTTTTAACACTGATCACAATACCGATAAGCTATTGGCTTACCTTTTCCTCATTTCGATACCGTTTTATCATAGAAGCCATACTTAACTTACCACTGGTTCTACCACCGACTGTGCTTGGATTTTATCTTCTCTTAGTTTTTAGTCCAAATCATTGGTTCGGTGGATGGATCGAGAAGCTTTTTCATTTCCGAATAGCCTTTAGTTTTTTTGGAATTCTCATTGGTTCAATTTTATTCAGTTTGCCTTTTATGTTACAAGCATTACAAGTAGGCTTCTCTTCCATACCGAAAACCCATATAAACACGGCTAAGGTACTTGGAAAATCAAAGTTAGAGATATTATTTCGTGTGATACTTCCAAATTGTAAACCAGCAATCCTTGCAGGTATGATTTTAACTTTTGCACATACCATTGGTGAGTTTGGAGTGGTATTGATGATTGGTGGAAGTATCCCTGGAAAAACAAAGGTTACTTCGATAGCCATTTTAGAAGAAGTTGAGGCGATGAATTATCATTCCGCACATATATATGCGTCGGTATTAATAGTAATTTCTATGATTGTACTCTTAGTTCTCTTTCGTTACAAACGTAGTGTTTCCATGGTATTCGCTGAGAAAGATTAA
- a CDS encoding MIP/aquaporin family protein: MELIGEFFGTAVLILLGDGVVAGVLLEKSKAKDSGWITITTAWALAVCFGVLVAKALGSPGAHLNPAVTLSVCIQSGDFSIFLPYSLAQIAGAILGATLVYLHYLPHWKETKDSGTILAVFSTSPAIKHTASNMISEGLGTFILIIGIHAIFSPFNGGATGVVGTGFVGLLVWAIGFSLGGTTGYAINPARDLGPRIAHWILPIPNKGNSNWKYAWLPVVIPLVGAAIAAVVIRWGIG, encoded by the coding sequence TTGGAACTTATTGGTGAATTTTTTGGAACGGCGGTTCTCATTCTACTCGGTGATGGTGTTGTTGCAGGTGTTTTATTAGAAAAGTCGAAGGCCAAAGACAGTGGTTGGATTACGATCACTACAGCTTGGGCTCTTGCCGTTTGTTTTGGGGTTCTGGTCGCAAAGGCCTTGGGAAGTCCAGGGGCTCACTTAAATCCTGCAGTCACACTATCTGTTTGCATCCAATCGGGTGATTTTTCGATTTTTCTCCCCTACAGCCTAGCCCAAATTGCCGGAGCTATTCTTGGTGCCACTCTCGTTTATTTGCACTATCTTCCTCATTGGAAAGAAACCAAAGATTCTGGAACCATTCTAGCCGTATTTTCTACATCACCAGCCATCAAACATACCGCCTCCAATATGATCAGCGAGGGCCTCGGAACCTTTATCCTCATCATAGGAATTCACGCCATCTTCTCTCCGTTTAACGGTGGTGCCACGGGAGTTGTGGGAACTGGATTTGTAGGATTACTCGTTTGGGCCATTGGTTTTTCGCTAGGTGGAACTACTGGTTATGCGATTAACCCCGCCCGCGACTTAGGCCCAAGGATTGCCCATTGGATATTACCGATTCCTAATAAAGGAAACTCAAATTGGAAATATGCTTGGCTTCCCGTGGTCATCCCGTTAGTCGGTGCGGCGATAGCAGCGGTTGTGATTCGGTGGGGGATAGGGTAA